The genomic DNA GCCCGGTGGATTCGACGAGTTCGTCGTCGCGCCCAGTGAACCGGCAGACGCGGCGGTCGTTCCGACGAAGCCGCCAAGCGAGACCGCTATCGGCCGGGTAACCGAGTCCGCTCCTGCGCACGGAATCGATATCGTCGGCCCGCCGCCGGGCCGCGAATAGTTCCGGCTGCTGGCACCTCCAGAGCGCCGCTGGACCGGGATAACTGCGTTGTCTGTGCTCGGACGAGCGATGTCACGAAAGTAGCTACTCGGTCTCTGGTTCGTGTCGTCGGTGCTTCGTGGGGTGTTGGTATCCGTGGTACACCCGGGATTGTCGCTCACGATGCATCGTCCGGAGCGATTTAGAACCTGCGTTCTGCCCGGTAAGCATCGCCTTCTCACGTATTGCAGCCGTTATTCTCAGAAGGTGAATTATACTTAACCACCGTTCCCGTCTCAGTCTACCGTATGACTGTTGTAACCCATCTTTCAGAACGTAGCTGTCCCCACTGGAGGGTCGAGAATGACGGATGAGTGGGACGATGTGAGTTTCGTCATCAGCTCTCGGTACCGTGTTGCCACGCTCGAACGGTTGCAAGCTGGCCCCGCCACACCGTCACTCATCGCCACAGACACCGACTTCAGTATCGCTCACGTCTCTCGCGCGCTCCAGGAACTCCAGGAGGAGGGGCTGGTCACGTTACTGGTCTCCGAGAACCGACGCAAGGGGCGTGTGTACGGGCTGACAGAGCAGGGAGAAAGCGTCATCGAGACCATCCAAGCCGAGAACATGGCATGATGTGTCGATAGTATCGGTTCCATTTGAACCGAGCAGCACGTCGGGTCCGGGTTCTGGGTACTTGCTAGTGGCAACAGTAGGATCCACTCGATTGTAGAGAGACAGTCGAGGCGACAGTTGTCGGCAGTCGGAGAGTCACACCGTCGGCCAGCCGGCCAGCGAGACCGTCGGCGTCTTGTCCCAGCGCGGGGCTGCCGATCGACTGCGAAGCCACTGACCAGCGTGTACACAGCTTGGGACCGACGGCCGGATAAGATATTATGGCTGTGGAACCCAACTGCTGCCGCTGGACGGCGCGCTTGGTCCTCTCTGTACCGGAGTAGAAGGGAATCGCCGAACCGTTTGTGGATGATGAGCGGTTGTATCGTCTCGCTGGGATTGTATCGAGAGTGTCAGTAGAAGCCTCGGGATTACCCGTAGGGGAGTTCTCTCAGAACGACAGCGTCGATGGGTGGTGGTCTAACGCGTTCCGTCGTCACTTCGACTCTCTCCCGCCGAGTTTTGCCAGATTCACCGCACGTTGTTCACACCATCGCTCGTCGACATCGCCCGCCAATCACGTTGCGCCTTCTTGGTCTGGCAGCGCCTTCTGCTTCCCCTCTAGTTCTTTCTCGGAGAGATGGAAGATACTCTCGAAGGAGGCCTGAACTTCTTCCCCGGTTTCTTCGTCTCTGGCTTCCACAGCGAGAGTGCCGTCAACGTCGATCTCGAAGGTGACAGTCGCTGTGACACCGCCTCTCGGTTTCGGGTTGCGAATTTCGAGCCGAAGGTTCCCGATATAGGTGTTCTCTTCAGCGTTGGCGTTATCGTGTACTTCGCCCTGATGGATGCGCACGTTCATGGTTTCCTGCCCGTCGTGAGCGTTCGTATATTCATCGTCGGCGGTGGCCGGAATAGCCTCGTCCTGTTCGATAAGCGCGTCGAGAGAGCCGTCGGCCAGCTCCACACCGAAGGACTGTGGCACCACTTCAGTCATGAGTACGTTCGAGGCATCTCCTGGCAGGATATCGGCGATATTCTCTCCGGCAGTTTCACTGATGTCGGCGAACATCGCTGCTCCGATGGCTACTGCTTCGTCGGGATTGACCTTCTTGACCGGATCCTTCCCGAAGTACTCTCGCGTAGCGTCTTCACACTGAGTCATCCGAGTGCTCCCGCCGACCAGCAAGACGGTATCGACATCATCAGGTGAGTAATCTACCCGGTCGAAGAGTCGGTCACAGCAGTCGAGCGTGTTTTCCAGGAGATCGCTCGTCAGCTCTTCAAACTGGTCCCGGGTAAACTCGTTCTCGTAGTTGTAGCTCTGCTCCGGGACGACGAAAGGAATCGTGATATTTGTGGATTGAGACTGCGAGAGGGAGTGTTTTGCAGTCACCGCAGCGTCACGGACGCGTCCATATTGCTCGCGATCTTCTGCGACATCAACACCGGTGTCTTCTTCGATCTGGTCCGTAATCGAGTCGACGATTCGAGAGGTCCAGTCTTCACCGCCGAGGTCGTGGTCTCCCTCAGTTGACTTCGTTTCGAGGTTGGAATAGTCGCTAGCGATATCCACTAGTGTCGCATCGAACGTTCCCCCACCGAGGTCATAGACGAAAGCGAGCTCTTCGTCCTCTGCGTCGACTTCCTGCTGGCCCTCTTTGACACCGTAAGCCAGGCAGGCGGCACTGGGTTCTTTTTTGACACCCTCGACCGTTACTCCTGCGATTTCGCCAGCGTTCTTGGTTGCCTGGATCTCTTTTTCGGAAAAATATGCAGGGACTGTGATGACGACGGAGTCGACATCTTCACCGAGATAATCTTCGGCATCTGCGACTAACTTTTCGATAATGAGTGCTGATACCTGCTGTGGGTCGTAGGACTCGCCGTGCGCTTCGATTTCCCAGCCGTCGTTGTCCATTTCACGCTTGACCTGTTCGACAGTCTGCTCCGGGTCTGTTATGAGTTTGTTCACCGCCTCTTTGCCAACGACTACCGCTCCTTCGTCGGTAAAAGAAACTACAGATCGAGTGGTCCGGTTGCCGCTGCTGTTGGGAATAATCTCCGGTTCGTTCATCGTTAGAACTGCCATCGCACTGTTCGTCGTCCCGAGGTCAATGCCGACTGTTCGGCTTCTATCAGACATCTCTCTAATTTATTAGGTATCCCCCTACTTGAACCCACTGAGCAACTCACTAATTACCAGATACACCGCAGTAACGCTATGAAAATCTAGCCTATCTATGCATCTATAAAAAATGTTATTTCTCCGGTCCTGCGGTACCAGACGTAAGCGAGAGGCATGGGTGCACCGAGAACGCACTCGGCTCGGGAGGACGACATCGTGGCACTCGAAGATCGCGACGTGTTCTGATTAGGGCTCAATCTCGAACGTAATCGACCCCTCGCACCACCTCTGTGAGAACGAACAGCCCCGCTCCAGCTATCAGCATTATCTGTATCGTGAATTCGAGCGTGGAAGGCAAGCCTGTGTTCTGCCAGATCCTGATAAATTCCTCACCGATCTCGGTCCAATACATGTTGAATAGTAGCACGTGAGCGCTGCCGATTGCTGTAGTGGTTGCTGCTAACCAGACAGCAACTGACGTGAAGAACAACCGGTCTAACGAAACTGTGACGACACGCGCTAAAAAGAACAAAGCGAACAGACCTCCCAGCACACTCGTCTCTAGCGTTTCTGGGGCGATTGTACGGAGGTCTCCAAAGAAATAGAGGAGAGGGACGAGTGGTACCGCAACTAGGGACCATCGGAGGGCGATATGTCTCTGGGAGCCCAACTCGTCAGTGTCGTCTCCATCAAATACACTCAGGCCGACTTCGTAGATGAACAGCCCGATGGCGCCGGTGAGCCAGACAATTCCGACACCCAGCAGCACCAAGCTGCCGTTGTAAATGTCGCTTCCAAGCCCGCCGGTCACTGCGATAGATATCGGTGTTAGTAATTCGACGAACCAGTTCAATATTCCGTAGAAGAACGAGATGATCGCTCCAGCTATGAGCATAATAACTGCCAAAACAACCCACACTAATTGGCCGATAACGACGCCGATACCGATACCGATTCCTCCGACACCATCAGAAACGAGTGCCATCAAATGACTCGTTACCGCTGTTTGAGCTGTTAGTTCGACGGAATCTGTCCCGTTGTCCTCGCTCTCGTCGAATCCTGATGCCGTTTTGTCTTCATTCGAACCCGCGGACTGCGTTGTCGAACTCTCCCAACCACCCGTAGAATCTCGACCGGATGTCTCCCCCTGCGAATACGCGGTCCCAGAAGTTGAGGACGTCCCACCTTGCGAGTACGAGGTACTAGAAGCTGAAGTAGAACGTTCAGAACCCGTGTCTGTCGACGCCTCCGATTCGCGTGTCGAGCCGCCACGACTTTTTCCACTGTTAGTCTCCGATGTAGAACCGGACGAGGAGTCGTTCGAAGAACTCGATTTCCCCGGTGACGATGTGTCGTATTTGTATCTGGAACTGTCCGTCGTGTCCGTTTCTGACTCTGTCTGTGAGGTCGACTCCGACGCTGAACTGTCCCCATCTTCGATTCTTAACCACGCGTTCGGCGATAGTGTCGTTTCACTCTTTTGCCAATTTTCGTAGGCATCGGCCCGGGAACTGGGAACTGCCCGGTGGAAGATATCGTACTGTTCTCTTAGCTCCGGGTCTGTGAGTACCTCTCTCGCATCTTTGACTCGCTGTATCTGTGCACTTATGTCGCTCTCATCGCCTGTTCTCGCGCGGATTTGGTACTCACGGTAGACAGCATCTGCAGCGTTTTGCAGTTCCTCTGCGCTGAAATCTGGAGCGGCTGCTATCCGGGAATAGTAATCTCCCGCGTTCGGTGTGGCATCTTCGACGTCTATCCGGTCCATAGTATCATATTTAGAACAGGCTAGATAGCCTGTGAGTAGTAGCTATATGATGATTTCTCCCTTTGCATATAAGGTCTCTTATAAATTTCAGCGTGGCAGTCGACTGACGACCCAAACTTCGACCTGCCTGCTCGATTTTTTGCCTCAACCGGAGGCGGTCGGCGAATACATCGACTTCGGTCTCGGTTGTCATCGATAGCAGTTTTAGAACGGTTTCCGCTTGCTGGGCCCCGTTTTATCTGATTGTCCAGTCGCTGCCTGCCGTTCTCACAGTCTTCGTCGTTCCGATGAATATGCTTCTTTGGTATCTCAGTACGTAGCTACTCGTGTCAGGACGTATCGGTAACCCAACTACCGGCAATTGAACCGATACGGGCTACTGAATTTTGATATTTGACTTCGTATGGCCCACCTCGGAATTCGCTAACGCAGATGCGCCATGAGAGGGGAGTGTTTTTCCACCGAATCCGCCGGTGATTCTGACTTTCGCATTTGAATCCACAGTTTCGTTCGGGTTACTCATAGTGCCCCAGTCAGCTCCCTGTGTACTCCACCAGTGTAACACCGGAACCGTTCGGGCTGGAAACCCGCCAGTAATCACTATATCGATATCTTCCAACGAGTCAAGCCCGGCAGATGACAGGGCCTCCTGGATCCGATCGTTGTATCCCTCCATCCGTAACGACGCGTACCGCTGGAACGTCGATGAAGAGATGGTGAGCACTTCACCACCTGCCCCGGTAAACACTTCTGGAATCCTGATTTGAACTGTTTCGTCCCCTTTTGTGAGCAGTTGCTCGATACTCTTCGACAGTTCTCTCTCCAGAACGACCTCTAGAGCCTGCAGTTCGTGTGAGGGAACATCGAAATCTTTCGTCTTCAATAACTGGCTGACAAACCCGCGTTCCCACGTTTGTTTGAACGCGCTAGCTTCCAGCGATAACTGACGATACTGACTGTGGTCGACCGAGATTACTGCAGCATCGATGAATGTGGCACCCATGTCGACGGTAAGAAGTACTGCGCCCTCTCGCGGGTTCTGCGAGTAGTGTGGGTCTTTGATTCGGTGGTGTTCCCAGTATCCGATTGCGGTCGCGACTGGTGAACTGAGACGACAGACGACATCGAAGCCAGCGTCCCGGAGGAACTCTTCCAGTAAATCCCTGTTTGTCTCGTCAATCCACGGGCGAAACGGGATCGCAATACGCCCCTCCCAGCCGTCGACATCCGTCTCGATGCGGGTATACAGGTGCTCGAAGAACTCCCGTCGGACGGCCCCTGGCTGCCCGTGATCTAGCGGTGGCAACTTTCCGTCCCGGGTTTCCTTGCTGATCATAAACGGGGTCAGTATATCGACCACGTCGGCTCCCCGGTCCAGGAGCTCTCCCGCCTGAGTGCCAGCGGCGATCTCCTCGCCAAGTATGGCCCCCTCCGTTGGGACCAGTAACTTCCCATCGGACCCTGTGATAGTAATCATGCCAGAGTTGTCGGGTTCGAGCCCTCCAAGGTACGTTACTGAGCTTCCGATATCGACACCAATAACGGGGTCCTTATCCGCTTCGCCGAGCCCGAAAATCATACCTGCCTCCCGGTGGCCCCGGTCCATCTCTGGACCACCCCCCTGATTGAACTCCGCAACGAAAGGAGGTGTTTGCCGGCCAAGGTGGTCTGAATTTGCGTGTTGAACGTGTCTGTGTTGATA from Halomicroarcula saliterrae includes the following:
- a CDS encoding winged helix-turn-helix domain-containing protein; this translates as MTDEWDDVSFVISSRYRVATLERLQAGPATPSLIATDTDFSIAHVSRALQELQEEGLVTLLVSENRRKGRVYGLTEQGESVIETIQAENMA
- a CDS encoding Hsp70 family protein translates to MSDRSRTVGIDLGTTNSAMAVLTMNEPEIIPNSSGNRTTRSVVSFTDEGAVVVGKEAVNKLITDPEQTVEQVKREMDNDGWEIEAHGESYDPQQVSALIIEKLVADAEDYLGEDVDSVVITVPAYFSEKEIQATKNAGEIAGVTVEGVKKEPSAACLAYGVKEGQQEVDAEDEELAFVYDLGGGTFDATLVDIASDYSNLETKSTEGDHDLGGEDWTSRIVDSITDQIEEDTGVDVAEDREQYGRVRDAAVTAKHSLSQSQSTNITIPFVVPEQSYNYENEFTRDQFEELTSDLLENTLDCCDRLFDRVDYSPDDVDTVLLVGGSTRMTQCEDATREYFGKDPVKKVNPDEAVAIGAAMFADISETAGENIADILPGDASNVLMTEVVPQSFGVELADGSLDALIEQDEAIPATADDEYTNAHDGQETMNVRIHQGEVHDNANAEENTYIGNLRLEIRNPKPRGGVTATVTFEIDVDGTLAVEARDEETGEEVQASFESIFHLSEKELEGKQKALPDQEGAT